The window GTTTTATCCAAACGGCTGCTTGAAGGAAAAGATCAAGTCGGTGACTGAGGAGGAGGCCGAGCGGTACCTCAGCAACATCTCGTCGGCCTTGCACTACATGCACCTCAAGCGCATCTGTCACATGGACATCAAGCCAGCCAACATCTTGATCAACTCCTACAATGAGGCTGTGCTGACTGATTTCGATTTGTCTATGGAGATTCCCCCAAACGTTCAGAAATGGAACAGTTATGGCGGAACTTTGGCGTATCTGGCACCGGAAGTGAGCAACCCACATGGCTGCGACCCGTTCAAGGTGAGTTTTACTAGTTTCTACATAGCTTAGACCTATATCAACTCTCtttgtctggccaaaagtttgtacacgttatttcttagACACCCAATCTgaaatcaagctgaaattttgcacaattttttttttttaacctgaaaacacaggaattaattattttttctttttggtataGGAAGTattggtataagttgaattatccCCCTTTATAGGCCCCCGCTTTAAAGTAAGCTTGAAACAAGCAATTCATaactaaaaaatattctataatcattagcacctcactagcagagtggttagtaccTCAGCCTGAGGAGACGTGATCCATGAGATCGAATTCagaatgttacttttttttaaaatttctttttaaaactgttaGTTTCTTCCCCACTccactttcccaactggtccagagcTAGGAGTTAGCGTAGtgataaagctaaaagcatgaaaaggtgctaaacaaaaacaataggtcaaaatctttattgttgttggtcaatttcttttacaaatttaattataatctttaaatttttttattttttttaaaatatgttattcTGTTGTTTAAAACAGCCAGATATGTATAATTTAGAATTCATGCGCCCAGGTTGTATTAACAACTTAAACACAAAATGGCGACCATTAAgccaactctttttttttgtcaaaagctactaaaaaaatgtgtagtctTGATACATTCATTAAAATTAGAAGCGTAACTAAAATGTACAACTAGAAGAATGGAATGCTTATCATTTATTAAGGAAaagtttagggttagggttaagacTTGTCTAACGTAAACGAAACTTTaatgcagagagagagaaagagagattgagagagcgagagattgagagaaagagacaaaagagAGATGTGTAGACATGTTCAAAGTTCTAATACAACATGGAGATGACCTATAATTGTACTGTTCACTTTGAACATACCCCGTGGTTGTACATTGGACaatttcacgataaactaaacaaagttAAAGCCGCTACATTGGAGCTTCCACTCAATAAGTGTAGAAAACAGAAGATCCCACACTATAGATTCTGCAGTTCTAAATGgctttaatggacctcattcactaatcgtaaacaaagaacattttgccacgtggttctctaatcttctatacaaatgacgcaatccataaaggctgtcacgtgatacgtagatacgaagtttttcatttttttttatcaatattatcacgtgg of the Biomphalaria glabrata chromosome 11, xgBioGlab47.1, whole genome shotgun sequence genome contains:
- the LOC129928940 gene encoding aurora kinase-like; protein product: MDIFEKFDLVEDRTLGYGHCGRVVLAYSKKNKAKQWAVKLFDDQSDQGEKEKLKHLFTKEVKIRQKLNHPLIASSCVALKYDTHFAICRQFYPNGCLKEKIKSVTEEEAERYLSNISSALHYMHLKRICHMDIKPANILINSYNEAVLTDFDLSMEIPPNVQKWNSYGGTLAYLAPEVSNPHGCDPFKVSFTSFYIA